In a genomic window of Deltaproteobacteria bacterium:
- a CDS encoding agmatine deiminase family protein, with product MPAEWEPHAATWLAWPHNPNTWPGKFAPVPDIYIAMVRALAAYEQVNICVNDADMAEQVRQSLTAAGVNLHRVSLAQIPTNDTWARDHGPIFLTRQHGSCEELAVTDWIFNSWGQKYGPWDLDDIVPQRIAARLQVPIFAPGIVMEGGSIDVNGCGALLTTEACLLNPNRNPSLTKSEIETYLCAYLGVQKILWLGDGIVGDDTDGHIDDLARFVDPTTVVCVVEDDPADTNYALLQDNWQRLQHLTDQDSRSLRTVRLPMPSPVEYDGNRLPASYANFYIANNLVLVPTYDCPNDGCALAILQELFPSRHVIGLPCTDLVWGLGAIHCVTQQQPAIS from the coding sequence GCCGGCCGAGTGGGAACCGCACGCGGCCACGTGGCTCGCCTGGCCACATAACCCCAACACGTGGCCGGGTAAGTTCGCCCCCGTGCCAGACATCTACATCGCCATGGTGCGTGCGCTCGCCGCGTATGAACAGGTCAACATCTGCGTGAACGATGCCGACATGGCAGAGCAGGTGCGCCAATCGCTCACCGCCGCTGGAGTAAACCTGCACCGCGTCTCTCTGGCGCAGATTCCCACGAACGACACTTGGGCACGCGACCACGGACCGATTTTTCTCACCCGTCAGCACGGCTCCTGTGAGGAACTCGCCGTCACGGATTGGATCTTCAATTCGTGGGGGCAAAAGTACGGACCCTGGGATCTCGACGATATCGTGCCACAGCGGATTGCCGCGCGTTTGCAGGTGCCGATTTTCGCGCCCGGCATCGTCATGGAGGGTGGCTCTATCGACGTGAACGGCTGCGGCGCTCTTCTCACTACCGAAGCCTGCTTGCTGAATCCGAACCGCAATCCGTCACTGACCAAGTCAGAGATCGAGACCTATCTGTGCGCATACTTAGGAGTCCAGAAAATCCTGTGGCTGGGAGACGGCATCGTCGGAGACGACACCGACGGGCATATTGACGACTTGGCCCGGTTCGTCGATCCGACCACGGTCGTCTGCGTGGTTGAAGACGATCCCGCCGATACGAATTACGCATTGTTGCAAGACAACTGGCAACGGCTGCAACACCTGACCGACCAAGATAGCCGCTCGCTTCGCACCGTTCGGCTGCCCATGCCCAGCCCCGTCGAATATGACGGCAATCGCTTGCCGGCCAGTTACGCCAATTTTTATATCGCCAACAATCTCGTGCTTGTCCCAACCTACGACTGCCCCAACGATGGGTGCGCACTGGCCATTCTGCAGGAATTATTTCCTTCGCGGCACGTGATTGGCCTTCCCTGCACCGATCTCGTGTGGGGTCTCGGGGCCATTCACTGCGTCACTCAACAACAACCGGCCATCAGTTAA